In Synergistaceae bacterium, a genomic segment contains:
- a CDS encoding dicarboxylate/amino acid:cation symporter — MIKDFPAKIESIPQIIDFIDSHMNTGKKSLQTKILTEECINKLLEHADSDAKIIRVRINKFLGNLHIDIYVNGENFDFRKNLTLGVDLANSDMSIETSEAISNLLIKSLADKLTYSHHNGVNKIRITIANKSPYTMLYYTLFAIVAAIITGLIMKNFADSETCRNFNDYILSPVREIFMDGLKLCSVGIIFFSIASCITNLGGMSDLKKVGGVLIICFIVMHIISAFAGVGAFYAFKPITTVHAVSNQVNNINTVSNNAEITLINFIANLIPENIVRPFLESQMLQLIVLGILIGYAAGAAGASLFRQFIDECNNIFMKIIGIFIKLIPLVVFCSITSMFLTIGGQVMISLLGLVITNFAIQIIVMILFFAVVVITCRLNPAKIFVKSLQMLITAFTTCSTNASIPESITAAQKMGVDSKIYSFSIPLSTALNKAGVTLELLLNTIAISYMFGVDVSFHKMLSMILPAIIFNIASPGIAGGVTITFAALIAMLGAPSDSIALYIAMDPIIDMFVTPVICFGNILVTLFTASHTGMIDRKIFNS, encoded by the coding sequence ATGATTAAAGATTTTCCCGCAAAAATTGAATCAATCCCGCAAATAATAGATTTCATAGACTCTCACATGAACACCGGCAAGAAATCTCTGCAAACAAAAATATTGACAGAAGAATGTATTAATAAATTGCTCGAACACGCTGACTCCGACGCTAAAATTATACGAGTCAGAATAAATAAATTTCTCGGCAATCTTCACATTGATATTTACGTTAATGGCGAAAATTTCGACTTCCGGAAAAATTTAACTCTCGGCGTTGATTTGGCAAATTCTGATATGTCAATAGAGACATCCGAAGCAATATCTAACTTACTTATAAAATCTCTTGCAGACAAATTAACTTATTCCCATCACAACGGCGTAAATAAAATAAGAATCACTATTGCAAATAAATCGCCGTATACAATGCTTTATTACACGTTATTTGCTATTGTTGCTGCGATAATAACGGGTCTTATCATGAAAAATTTTGCTGATTCTGAGACTTGCAGGAACTTCAACGATTATATTTTATCGCCTGTGCGTGAAATTTTTATGGACGGCCTTAAATTATGTTCAGTAGGAATTATATTTTTCTCGATTGCCTCATGTATTACAAATTTGGGCGGAATGTCAGATTTAAAAAAGGTCGGCGGCGTACTAATTATTTGCTTTATCGTCATGCACATTATATCAGCTTTTGCCGGCGTGGGAGCTTTTTACGCGTTTAAACCGATTACTACAGTTCATGCAGTATCAAATCAGGTCAATAATATAAATACTGTGAGTAACAATGCCGAAATTACGCTAATTAATTTTATTGCGAATCTGATTCCTGAAAATATTGTCAGACCGTTTTTAGAGAGTCAAATGCTGCAATTAATAGTACTTGGGATTCTAATTGGTTATGCTGCGGGGGCTGCAGGTGCGAGTTTGTTCAGGCAATTTATAGACGAGTGCAATAATATTTTCATGAAGATTATAGGTATATTCATAAAACTTATTCCTCTGGTCGTGTTCTGCTCGATTACTTCAATGTTTCTGACTATAGGCGGACAAGTAATGATCTCATTATTAGGGCTTGTTATCACAAATTTTGCGATTCAAATTATAGTCATGATATTATTCTTTGCTGTTGTAGTTATTACGTGCCGTCTTAACCCTGCAAAAATTTTCGTGAAGTCGCTTCAAATGTTGATAACTGCATTCACTACCTGTTCGACAAATGCATCTATACCAGAAAGCATTACAGCCGCTCAAAAAATGGGAGTTGACTCAAAAATTTATTCGTTCTCGATTCCATTAAGCACTGCACTAAACAAAGCTGGCGTTACTCTTGAACTGCTTCTGAATACTATTGCAATTTCTTATATGTTCGGTGTAGATGTTTCATTTCACAAGATGTTATCTATGATTTTACCGGCGATTATATTCAATATTGCGTCTCCCGGTATTGCTGGCGGTGTAACTATTACATTTGCTGCCCTTATTGCTATGCTTGGCGCGCCGTCTGATTCAATAGCACTCTATATAGCAATGGATCCGATTATTGATATGTTTGTGACTCCGGTTATATGTTTTGGCAATATTTTAGTGACTCTATTTACGGCGAGTCATACAGGAATGATTGACAGAAAAATTTTTAATTCGTGA
- a CDS encoding ATP-binding protein: protein MSDYIIGANALESLTEALYKTSWSIFREYIQNACDSIDNAVRENIFSSRDQGCINIFIDKDSSNIKIEDNAAGVKADDFARLLGSIAASEKNKDVDKGFRGIGRLCGLSCCKTLTFTAKFNGEQVISRLTCDAALMRELTSSTEKLTADEVLKQIYKFSQDFTDDTDGHYFIAELDGISEEHNYLLDVDGVKNYLAFIAPLPYAETFAPFMSQIHQHAEGLGLKIDVYKIFLNNEQLFKPYKPEFTTSNGDDSIRSIKFLDIRDKDNNLFAWMWYSLSSFKAVIKENCKMRSIRLRKDNIQIGDEDTLQNLFPEEKAIHYFAGELFCVSRALIPNTSREYLKENSARAAFESAMKNIFAKLSGIYKKAAAIRSSLKKISDSEKIIDDNQYRLDEGLYHDDERKQQLEGEILNAKSDIEKYNAAIEKCKSHSEIMREVAEYIEQEPAQEPTVNDKPLSASGKRLLRKAFGVILDEFGTGETTKNLIETIKEKLNFNK, encoded by the coding sequence ATGAGCGATTATATTATCGGAGCAAATGCCCTTGAGAGCTTGACGGAAGCACTGTATAAAACCTCATGGTCAATTTTTCGCGAGTACATACAGAACGCGTGCGACTCGATTGACAATGCAGTCAGGGAAAATATTTTTTCGAGCAGGGATCAAGGCTGCATAAATATTTTTATCGACAAGGACTCCAGCAATATAAAAATTGAGGACAACGCAGCAGGAGTCAAAGCTGATGATTTCGCGCGCCTTCTTGGAAGTATAGCGGCCTCCGAGAAAAATAAAGACGTTGATAAAGGTTTTCGCGGTATCGGGAGACTTTGCGGCCTTTCCTGCTGTAAGACTCTGACATTTACGGCCAAGTTCAATGGCGAGCAGGTGATTTCGCGTTTAACTTGCGATGCAGCTTTAATGCGTGAGTTGACTTCGAGCACAGAAAAATTGACGGCTGATGAAGTCTTGAAGCAGATTTATAAATTTTCGCAAGATTTTACAGATGATACAGACGGACATTATTTTATCGCAGAACTTGACGGAATAAGCGAAGAACACAACTATTTGCTTGACGTTGACGGGGTAAAAAATTATCTTGCATTTATTGCGCCTTTACCGTATGCAGAGACTTTCGCGCCGTTCATGTCGCAGATCCACCAGCACGCGGAGGGACTCGGACTCAAAATCGACGTATATAAAATTTTCCTGAACAATGAGCAGTTATTCAAGCCCTACAAGCCTGAATTTACGACATCAAACGGCGATGACAGTATCAGGAGCATAAAATTTTTAGACATTCGCGATAAAGACAATAATTTATTTGCGTGGATGTGGTACAGTTTGTCATCATTCAAGGCTGTAATCAAGGAAAACTGCAAAATGCGAAGTATCAGGCTCCGTAAAGATAATATACAAATCGGCGACGAAGACACTTTACAAAATTTATTTCCCGAAGAGAAAGCAATACATTATTTCGCCGGTGAATTATTCTGCGTGTCAAGAGCGTTAATCCCTAACACAAGCCGCGAATATCTGAAGGAAAATTCAGCCCGTGCAGCATTTGAGTCAGCGATGAAGAATATTTTTGCGAAATTATCAGGAATCTACAAGAAGGCCGCCGCAATCAGAAGCAGCCTCAAGAAAATTTCTGACTCAGAGAAAATAATCGACGATAATCAATACAGGCTCGACGAGGGACTCTATCACGACGACGAACGAAAACAGCAGCTTGAGGGCGAAATACTTAATGCAAAATCAGACATCGAGAAATACAATGCCGCTATCGAAAAATGTAAATCTCACAGTGAAATAATGCGTGAAGTAGCAGAATATATCGAACAGGAGCCCGCACAAGAACCGACAGTAAATGATAAGCCCCTTTCAGCGTCCGGCAAACGTTTATTACGCAAAGCATTCGGTGTAATTCTTGACGAGTTCGGAACTGGTGAGACTACGAAAAATTTAATCGAGACCATCAAGGAAAAATTAAACTTTAACAAATAA
- a CDS encoding ATP-binding protein gives MAAKSIIGRVIATESSPTTMDKFIFWTSSTLPIHAFDIIKVEHIGGSYTYGSIENISHITDSSSFLTGYISNDFGNLKAEAPTERVEMNCITANVIMNTRKFYTPVRNNAPVYLASAEEINTALGLDKIQKPLTCGYITMYAGTKSELSLPVNLDSKFVLGPDGAHLNISGISGLAAKTSYSMFLLKAIQEQLNGDNVSFVIFNVKGRDLMAIDQPNDDLTESERKEYETIGLTAKPFTNVSYYIPYRESKSSSYLPDDDIKRYIADKKLKKFKYLYEYDRGRIEMLFADIDDSYQTTESIISKIMDDEDPDFRGVRTWDQLLKTIHDFSIGATKADGGIKTVSWQKFYRLINTFIKYDEMFKSESRRSSAKDECRLSEELRQIQPGEVKVIDISKLDSSKQAFVFGDALKTIYNLKLGSYEGLNPPEKIIIFIDELNKYASKDVARSSPILHELLDVAERGRSMGVILFGAEQFRSAIHPRVTGNCATNAYGRSNALEAGNHDYSNFPSTYKNILTRLEQGEYLIQNPIFRTLLRVRFPKPVYKQFND, from the coding sequence TTGGCAGCAAAAAGTATTATCGGCAGGGTAATAGCAACAGAGTCCAGCCCTACAACGATGGACAAATTTATTTTCTGGACAAGCTCAACACTTCCTATTCATGCATTCGATATTATAAAAGTTGAACATATCGGCGGGTCTTACACTTACGGGAGCATAGAAAATATTTCGCACATAACTGACTCATCAAGTTTTTTGACGGGTTATATTTCTAACGATTTCGGGAATCTCAAAGCAGAGGCACCGACAGAACGAGTCGAAATGAACTGCATCACAGCAAATGTAATAATGAACACTCGAAAATTTTATACCCCAGTCCGGAATAATGCGCCCGTTTATCTTGCTTCAGCCGAAGAAATTAATACTGCGCTTGGACTCGATAAGATTCAGAAGCCTTTAACATGCGGTTATATCACAATGTATGCGGGGACTAAAAGCGAGCTTTCTTTACCTGTAAATCTGGATTCAAAATTTGTTCTCGGCCCTGATGGCGCGCACTTGAATATTTCGGGAATTTCGGGACTCGCTGCAAAGACTTCTTACTCAATGTTCTTATTGAAGGCGATTCAAGAGCAGTTGAACGGCGATAACGTCTCATTTGTAATATTTAACGTTAAGGGACGCGATTTAATGGCAATAGACCAGCCCAACGACGATTTAACAGAGAGTGAGCGCAAAGAATATGAAACTATCGGACTAACAGCAAAGCCCTTCACAAACGTCAGCTATTACATCCCATACAGAGAAAGTAAATCAAGCTCGTATTTGCCTGATGATGATATAAAGCGGTATATTGCAGATAAGAAGCTCAAAAAATTTAAATATTTATACGAATATGATCGCGGACGTATAGAAATGCTATTTGCTGACATAGATGACTCTTACCAGACAACGGAGTCTATTATAAGCAAGATAATGGACGACGAAGACCCCGATTTTAGAGGCGTAAGAACATGGGATCAGCTGCTTAAAACTATACATGATTTCTCGATAGGTGCCACAAAAGCTGACGGAGGAATCAAAACTGTAAGCTGGCAAAAATTTTACAGGCTCATTAACACGTTTATAAAATATGATGAAATGTTTAAATCTGAGTCAAGGCGTTCAAGCGCAAAAGATGAATGCAGGCTTTCTGAAGAGTTAAGGCAGATACAGCCCGGAGAAGTCAAAGTAATAGACATTTCCAAACTTGACAGCAGCAAACAGGCATTTGTTTTCGGCGATGCACTAAAGACAATTTATAATTTAAAACTGGGCAGCTATGAAGGTTTGAATCCTCCCGAAAAAATAATAATCTTCATTGACGAGCTTAATAAATATGCCTCGAAAGATGTTGCAAGAAGTTCACCCATTTTGCACGAGCTTTTAGACGTTGCCGAACGCGGGAGATCTATGGGAGTAATTTTATTCGGTGCTGAACAATTTAGATCTGCGATTCATCCGCGAGTAACAGGAAACTGCGCGACAAATGCTTATGGCCGAAGTAATGCGCTCGAAGCCGGAAATCATGACTACAGCAATTTCCCAAGCACCTACAAGAATATTTTAACGCGTCTTGAACAGGGCGAGTACTTGATACAGAATCCAATTTTTAGGACTCTTTTGCGCGTGAGATTTCCGAAACCGGTTTATAAGCAATTTAATGATTAA